A region of Streptomyces sp. TG1A-60 DNA encodes the following proteins:
- a CDS encoding helix-turn-helix transcriptional regulator, whose translation MGDLYPLPEFSASTVDGFQGTMRSVALEDTAVNELWASSSVSTRAVGTYEHDQIRLYVGLRGAVALQDPHDQGGDAYVSAGTYFMHHVVTENHFHTTPVIGTRILIFPGDALRPLVAGKPRTGQATSPAAQILMAHTSMVQRTVSDLSPAGAHSSRNALLELTKGLMLDHFDDREPTFTPALAQAAKDLADARLTDADLSPSAVAAQLHVSVRTLQRAFASLDESFSAYIRRRRLEEAAEALTASGSQLSISEAAALWHFTDSSHFIRAFKKQYHATPAQFARRLT comes from the coding sequence ATGGGCGACCTGTACCCTCTGCCGGAATTCAGCGCTTCCACGGTCGACGGCTTCCAGGGAACGATGCGCTCGGTGGCCCTGGAAGACACCGCCGTCAACGAGCTCTGGGCATCCTCATCCGTGAGCACCCGGGCAGTCGGGACGTACGAGCACGATCAGATCAGGTTGTACGTCGGGCTGCGCGGCGCGGTGGCCCTGCAGGACCCGCACGATCAGGGCGGTGACGCGTACGTTTCGGCCGGCACCTACTTCATGCACCACGTCGTGACGGAGAATCACTTCCACACCACCCCCGTGATCGGCACCCGCATCCTAATATTCCCCGGCGACGCCCTGCGGCCCCTGGTCGCCGGGAAACCGCGCACCGGTCAGGCCACCTCGCCCGCAGCGCAGATCCTCATGGCACACACCAGCATGGTGCAGCGGACCGTGAGCGACCTCAGCCCGGCGGGGGCGCACTCGTCCCGCAACGCCCTGCTCGAACTCACCAAAGGGCTGATGCTCGACCATTTCGACGACCGCGAGCCCACCTTCACCCCGGCGCTGGCACAAGCGGCCAAGGACCTCGCCGATGCCCGGCTCACCGACGCCGACTTGTCGCCGTCCGCGGTAGCCGCGCAACTGCACGTATCAGTACGCACCTTGCAGCGGGCCTTCGCGAGTCTGGACGAGTCGTTCAGCGCCTACATCCGCCGCCGACGCCTGGAGGAAGCGGCCGAGGCGCTCACCGCCTCCGGATCACAGCTCAGCATCTCCGAGGCCGCCGCACTCTGGCATTTCACCGACAGCAGCCACTTCATCCGCGCTTTCAAGAAGCAATACCACGCTACACCAGCGCAATTCGCACGCCGCCTGACGTAA
- a CDS encoding NADP-dependent oxidoreductase, which produces MKAVRFHQYGDPDVLRYEDVEQPVPSAGQVRVRVAATSFNPVDASIRAGFMQGPIPVTLPHTPGIDVAGTVDALGGGVTGIQVGDQVIGFLPMAGPGAAAEYVLAPAEALTPAPKSVALSDAAALPLVGLTAWQALFEHAKLTAGQRVLINGAGGAVGGYAVQLAQQAGAYVIATAGPHSSRRVTAAGADEVIDHTTVDVVTAVSQPVDIVLNLASVQPAQLDALPGLIRPGGVLVNTTVWMPAPTDEERGVRGIDLFVRSDAEQLSHLAELIDGGELRVEVARRVPLAELPALHADAAAGVLPSGKVVVTPGA; this is translated from the coding sequence ATGAAGGCAGTGCGCTTCCACCAGTACGGCGACCCCGACGTCCTGCGTTACGAGGACGTGGAGCAGCCGGTTCCCAGCGCCGGGCAGGTGCGGGTCCGTGTTGCGGCGACGTCGTTCAACCCCGTCGACGCCAGCATCCGCGCCGGGTTCATGCAGGGACCGATCCCTGTGACGCTGCCGCACACACCCGGCATCGACGTCGCCGGCACGGTCGACGCGCTCGGCGGGGGCGTGACCGGCATCCAGGTCGGGGACCAGGTCATCGGCTTCCTGCCGATGGCGGGCCCCGGCGCCGCCGCGGAGTATGTCCTGGCACCGGCCGAGGCCCTGACGCCGGCGCCCAAGAGCGTCGCGCTGTCCGACGCGGCCGCGCTGCCGCTGGTGGGCCTGACCGCGTGGCAGGCACTGTTCGAGCACGCCAAGCTGACCGCCGGGCAGCGCGTGCTGATCAACGGCGCGGGCGGAGCGGTCGGCGGCTACGCCGTGCAGTTGGCCCAGCAGGCCGGCGCCTACGTGATCGCCACGGCCGGCCCGCACAGCAGTCGGCGCGTCACGGCCGCGGGCGCGGACGAGGTCATCGACCACACGACCGTCGACGTCGTCACGGCGGTGAGCCAGCCGGTCGACATCGTGCTCAACCTCGCGTCGGTTCAACCGGCACAGCTGGATGCGCTTCCCGGTCTGATCCGCCCCGGCGGTGTCCTGGTGAACACCACCGTGTGGATGCCCGCGCCCACCGACGAGGAGCGCGGCGTACGGGGCATCGACCTGTTCGTCCGCAGCGACGCGGAGCAACTGTCGCACCTGGCGGAACTGATCGACGGCGGCGAGCTGCGCGTCGAGGTCGCCCGGCGGGTGCCGCTGGCCGAGCTGCCGGCCCTGCACGCCGACGCCGCCGCGGGCGTACTGCCCAGCGGCAAGGTCGTCGTCACGCCCGGCGCCTGA
- a CDS encoding cupin domain-containing protein: MIPDDDPSRSLTVANPDDPGTTYISLVGNTYGMLVTGEQTNGRYCLIDMHVPDGGGPPPHRHAFEEMFTILEGEIEFTFRGEKHTVQAGSTINIPANAPHNFRNASGAPARMLCMCTPAGQDEYFMRIGDIVAGKDAPPPQLSESELAERRRRAAELASTYRSEFL; encoded by the coding sequence ATGATCCCCGACGACGATCCGTCCCGCTCGCTGACCGTGGCGAACCCCGACGACCCCGGCACGACGTACATCTCACTGGTGGGCAATACCTACGGCATGCTGGTCACCGGCGAGCAGACCAACGGCCGATACTGCCTGATCGACATGCATGTCCCCGACGGCGGCGGCCCGCCGCCGCACCGGCACGCCTTCGAGGAGATGTTCACCATCCTCGAAGGCGAGATCGAGTTCACCTTCCGCGGCGAAAAGCACACCGTACAGGCCGGGTCCACGATCAACATCCCGGCCAACGCACCGCACAACTTCCGCAACGCTTCGGGCGCGCCGGCCCGCATGCTGTGCATGTGCACCCCCGCCGGCCAGGACGAGTACTTCATGCGCATCGGCGATATCGTCGCGGGCAAGGATGCGCCGCCGCCGCAGCTGTCGGAGAGCGAGCTCGCGGAACGCCGCCGCCGCGCGGCTGAGTTGGCCTCGACCTACCGAAGCGAGTTCCTGTAG
- the phoU gene encoding phosphate signaling complex protein PhoU: MRDAYHEELDSIGEGLVEMARLVGSAIGRATTAMLDADLKLAESVIEADKKVDDLQHDLEARAIALLARQQPVATDLRIVVTSLRMSADLERSGDLAQHVAKLTRLRFPERAVPRDLHATILEMGQLAQRLMAKAAEVIITKDVDLALQLEQDDDAMDLLHRTLFQHLMDDRWKHGIETAVDVTLLGRYYERFADHAVSVAKRVVYLVTGEHADELQADIQPVTGVEGA; encoded by the coding sequence ATGCGGGACGCGTACCACGAGGAACTTGACTCGATCGGTGAGGGCCTGGTCGAGATGGCCCGACTGGTGGGGTCGGCGATCGGACGCGCCACGACGGCGATGCTCGACGCCGACCTGAAGCTGGCCGAGAGCGTGATCGAGGCGGACAAGAAGGTCGATGACCTGCAGCACGACCTGGAGGCCCGTGCGATAGCCCTGCTGGCCAGGCAGCAGCCGGTGGCCACGGATCTGCGTATCGTCGTGACCTCGCTGCGCATGTCCGCCGACCTGGAGCGGTCCGGCGACCTCGCCCAGCACGTGGCCAAGCTCACCCGGCTGCGCTTCCCCGAGCGCGCGGTCCCGCGTGACCTGCATGCCACGATCCTGGAGATGGGCCAGCTCGCGCAGCGCCTGATGGCCAAGGCGGCCGAGGTCATCATCACCAAGGACGTCGACCTGGCGCTCCAGCTGGAGCAGGACGACGACGCGATGGACCTCCTGCACCGCACCCTGTTCCAGCACCTCATGGACGACCGCTGGAAGCACGGCATCGAGACCGCCGTCGACGTCACCCTCCTCGGCCGCTACTACGAGCGCTTCGCCGACCACGCGGTGTCCGTCGCCAAGCGCGTCGTGTACCTGGTGACAGGCGAACACGCGGACGAGCTGCAGGCCGACATCCAGCCGGTGACGGGGGTGGAGGGGGCGTAG
- a CDS encoding ATP-binding protein has protein sequence MDVNAAVAAAAAIAGVLTGVIAMLAFRISEREQKRPTRTSLHTDAVLPPGVDTVLSVLRSSAVVLDEADAVVKASSAAYALGLVRGGKLAVEPMRKMTRETRRDGEIRQVELDLPRRGAGRGEALAVSARVAPLGSRLVLLLVEDLTEARRIEAVRRDFVANVSHELKTPVGALSLLSEAVMDASDDPEAVERFAGRMQIEATRLTNLVQELIDLSRVQNDDPLEDAEPVRVDELVAEAVDRCRHQAGTKQITMAAGGAAELRVWGHRGQLAAALGNLVENAVNYSPARTRVGIAARRVTAPGGDLIEIAVTDQGIGISDKDKERIFERFYRVDPARSRQTGGTGLGLAIVKHVAASHRGEVTVWSSEGQGSTFTLRLPEAGASRDRAAQHPDLDDEDGQPHTDSSPYEPLPAPEVLP, from the coding sequence ATGGACGTGAACGCGGCGGTCGCCGCAGCGGCGGCGATCGCCGGAGTGCTCACCGGCGTCATCGCCATGCTGGCGTTCCGCATCAGCGAGCGCGAACAGAAGCGTCCCACCCGCACCTCCCTGCACACGGACGCGGTGCTCCCGCCCGGCGTCGACACCGTGCTGTCCGTGCTCCGCTCCTCCGCCGTCGTCCTCGACGAGGCCGACGCCGTCGTCAAGGCCAGCTCCGCCGCGTACGCCCTCGGGCTGGTCCGCGGCGGGAAGCTCGCCGTCGAGCCGATGCGCAAGATGACCCGCGAGACCCGCCGGGACGGCGAGATACGGCAGGTCGAGCTGGACCTGCCCCGGCGCGGCGCGGGCCGCGGCGAGGCGCTCGCCGTCTCCGCGCGCGTCGCACCCCTCGGCTCCCGGCTCGTGCTGCTCCTCGTCGAGGACCTCACCGAGGCCCGCCGCATAGAGGCCGTACGCCGTGACTTCGTCGCCAACGTCAGCCATGAGCTGAAGACACCCGTCGGCGCGCTCTCCCTCCTGTCGGAGGCCGTGATGGACGCGAGCGACGACCCCGAGGCGGTGGAACGCTTCGCCGGGCGGATGCAGATCGAGGCCACCCGGCTCACCAACCTCGTGCAGGAGCTCATCGACCTCTCCCGCGTGCAGAACGACGACCCGCTGGAGGACGCCGAGCCCGTACGGGTGGACGAGCTGGTCGCCGAGGCCGTCGACCGGTGCCGCCACCAGGCCGGCACCAAGCAGATCACCATGGCCGCCGGAGGCGCCGCCGAGCTGCGCGTCTGGGGCCACCGAGGACAGCTCGCCGCCGCCCTCGGCAACCTCGTCGAGAACGCCGTCAACTACTCCCCGGCCCGCACCCGCGTCGGCATAGCCGCGCGCCGCGTGACCGCGCCCGGCGGGGACCTCATCGAGATCGCCGTGACCGATCAGGGCATCGGCATCTCGGACAAGGACAAGGAGCGCATCTTCGAGCGCTTCTACCGTGTGGACCCGGCCCGCTCCCGCCAGACCGGCGGCACGGGACTCGGTCTCGCGATCGTCAAGCACGTGGCCGCCTCGCACCGCGGGGAGGTCACGGTGTGGAGCTCCGAGGGTCAGGGCTCCACGTTCACCCTCAGGCTGCCGGAGGCGGGCGCGTCCCGTGACCGTGCGGCCCAGCACCCGGACCTCGACGACGAGGACGGACAGCCTCACACCGACTCATCCCCGTATGAACCGCTTCCCGCCCCGGAGGTCCTTCCGTGA
- a CDS encoding response regulator transcription factor: MTRVLVVEDEESFSDALSYMLRKEGFEVAIAATGPDGLDEFERNGADLVLLDLMLPGLPGTEVCRQLRGRSNVPVIMVTAKDSEIDKVVGLEIGADDYVTKPFSSRELVARIRAVLRRRGEPEEVTPAALEAGPVRMDVDRHVVTVSGAKVDLPLKEFDLLEMLLRNAGRVLTRMQLIDRVWGADYVGDTKTLDVHVKRLRAKIEPDPGAPRYLVTVRGLGYKFEP, translated from the coding sequence GTGACCCGAGTGCTCGTCGTCGAGGACGAGGAGTCCTTCTCCGACGCCCTGTCCTACATGCTCCGCAAAGAGGGCTTCGAGGTCGCCATCGCGGCCACCGGGCCCGACGGTCTCGACGAGTTCGAGCGCAACGGAGCCGACCTGGTCCTCCTCGACCTGATGCTGCCCGGCCTGCCGGGCACCGAGGTCTGCCGCCAGCTGCGCGGCCGTTCCAACGTCCCGGTGATCATGGTGACCGCCAAGGACAGCGAGATCGACAAGGTCGTGGGCCTGGAAATAGGCGCCGACGACTATGTCACCAAGCCCTTCTCCTCCCGTGAGCTCGTCGCCCGTATCCGGGCCGTACTGCGCCGCCGCGGCGAGCCCGAGGAGGTCACCCCGGCCGCGCTGGAGGCCGGCCCCGTCCGCATGGACGTCGACCGCCACGTGGTCACGGTCTCGGGCGCCAAGGTCGACCTCCCCCTCAAGGAGTTCGACCTGCTCGAAATGCTGCTGCGCAACGCGGGCCGCGTACTGACCCGCATGCAGCTCATCGACCGCGTCTGGGGCGCCGACTACGTCGGCGACACCAAGACCCTCGACGTCCACGTCAAACGCCTCCGCGCCAAGATCGAGCCTGATCCGGGCGCGCCGAGATATCTGGTGACGGTGCGGGGCCTCGGCTACAAGTTCGAGCCGTAG